Proteins from one Anopheles stephensi strain Indian unplaced genomic scaffold, UCI_ANSTEP_V1.0 ucontig31, whole genome shotgun sequence genomic window:
- the LOC118516538 gene encoding cationic amino acid transporter 3-like isoform X1, whose translation MDNGKIFLPVRIMRAEGPLRRFWSALTRKKQNEDDGSESKLARVLTLLDLTGLGVGSTLGLGVYVLAGSVAREQAGPAVVVSFLVAAIASAIAALCYAEFAARVPKAGSAYVYSYVSIGEFTAFTIGWNLILEYVIGTSSVARGMSGYIDSLVDNKISKAMREALPIDVDFLSDYPDFFSFVVVLILAGLLAYGVKESTLMNNIFTGVNLIVIGIVLVAGGINCDPDNWTIDPKDIPEGYNGGAGGFAPFGFAGIMAGAAKCFYGFVGFDCIATTGEEAKNPERNIPLAIVISLIIIFLAYFGISTVLTMALPYYLQDPEAPFPHLFESLEWHAIKWIVSIGAIFALCTSLLGAMFPLPRVLYAMSSDGIIYKKLQTVHPKTQTPVLATLLSGLLAAIMAALFNLQQLIDMMSIGTLLAYTIVAVSVLVLRYQTEELLNSSEISVTVPEVIRQLVNRERHEAPTKLSSAVVKFSVCIFAVFVCGACGILVPAEDYINTDYPGVIVALALLVALLVLLFIIISLQPTDSIKLTFKVPLVPLLPLISVFFNLYLMFQLDSGTWIRFSVWIAVGYFIYFSYGIRHSIEGERLLTKAELAESKANGIDNTGYDGASDVYGRKDSRPAPTYAIAHEST comes from the exons ATGGATAATGGAAAG ATATTCTTACCGGTGCGGATCATGCGAGCGGAAGGCCCCTTACGTCGGTTCTGGTCGGCGCTGACGCGAAAGAAACAGAATGAGGACGACGGTTCCGAGTCGAAGTTGGCCCGCGTCCTGACGCTGCTCGATCTGACCGGGCTCGGTGTGGGCAGTACGCTCGGGCTCGGTGTGTACGTGCTGGCCGGTTCGGTCGCACGCGAACAGGCCGGCCCGGCGGTCGTCGTTTCGTTCCTGGTAGCGGCCATCGCTTCCGCCATTGCCGCCCTGTGCTATGCCGAGTTTGCGGCCCGCGTACCGAAGGCTGGATCCGCCTACGTCTACAGTTACGTGAGCATCGGAGAGTTTACCGCATTCACGATCGGCTGGAATCTGATCTTGGAGTACGTGATCG GCACGTCCAGTGTGGCCCGTGGTATGAGCGGCTACATTGACTCGCTGGTCGACAACAAGATCAGCAAGGCGATGCGCGAAGCACTGCCGATCGACGTCGACTTCCTGTCGGACTATCCGGACTTTTTCTCGTTCGTCGTGGTGTTGATACTGGCCGGGCTGCTAGCGTACGGTGTGAAGGAATCGACGCTGATGAACAACATCTTCACCGGGGTGAATCTGATCGTGATCGGCATTGTGCTGGTGGCGGGCGGCATCAACTGTGATCCGGACAACTGGACCATCGACCCGAAGGACATACCGGAGGGATACAATGGTGGTGCGGGCGGGTTTGCACCGTTCGGGTTTGCCGGTATAATGGCCGGTGCGGCCAAATGTTTCTACGGGTTCGTTGGGTTCGATTGTATCGCAACGACTGGCGAGGAAGCGAAAAACCCGGAACGCAACATCCCGCTCGCAATCGTGATCtcgctcatcatcatcttcctcgCGTACTTTGGCATCTCGACGGTGCTGACCATGGCTTTGCCGTACTATCTGCAAGATCCGGAAGCACCGTTCCCGCATCTGTTCGAGTCGCTTGAATGGCACGCCATCAAGTGGATCGTGTCGATCGGGGCGATCTTCGCGCTGTGTACCAGCCTGCTCGGTGCAATGTTCCCGCTACCTCGCGTCCTGTACGCCATGTCCTCGGACGGAATCATCTACAAGAAGCTGCAGACTGTGCATCCCAAAACGCAAACACCCGTGCTGGCTACGCTGCTGTCCGGACTGCTGGCAGCCATTATGGCGGCACTGTTCAATCTGCAGCAGCTGATCGACATGATGTCCATCGGTACGCTTCTGGCCTACACGATCGTCGCTGTGAGTGTGCTGGTGTTGCGCTACCAGACGGAGGAGCTGCTCAATAGCTCAGAAATCAGTGTCACTGTGCCAGAGGTTATTCGACAGCTTGTGAATCGCGAGCGTCACGAAGCACCGACGAAGCTGTCATCGGCGGTGGTTAAGTTTAGTGTTTGTATTTTTG CTGTGTTCGTCTGCGGTGCCTGCGGCATTCTAGTCCCGGCCGAGGACTACATCAACACGGACTATCCGGGCGTCATCGTTGCACTGGCGCTGCTCGTCGCGCTCCTCGTCCTGctgttcatcatcatctccctGCAGCCGACGGACAGCATTAAGCTTACGTTCAAAGTGCCACTGGTGCCGCTGCTGCCACTGATCAGTGTGTTCTTCAATCTGTACCTCATGTTCCAGCTCGACTCCGGTACCTGGATTCGGTTCAGTGTATGGATTGCGGTCGGTTACTTCATCTACTTCAGCTACGGTATCCGCCACTCGATCGAGGGTGAACGGTTGCTCACCAAGGCCGAGCTTGCCGAATCCAAGGCGAACGGTATCGACAACACCGGGTACGACGGTGCGTCGGATGTGTATGGCCGGAAGGATTCGCGCccggcaccgacgtacgcgatCGCGCACGAGTCAACGTAG
- the LOC118516538 gene encoding cationic amino acid transporter 3-like isoform X2, whose amino-acid sequence MRAEGPLRRFWSALTRKKQNEDDGSESKLARVLTLLDLTGLGVGSTLGLGVYVLAGSVAREQAGPAVVVSFLVAAIASAIAALCYAEFAARVPKAGSAYVYSYVSIGEFTAFTIGWNLILEYVIGTSSVARGMSGYIDSLVDNKISKAMREALPIDVDFLSDYPDFFSFVVVLILAGLLAYGVKESTLMNNIFTGVNLIVIGIVLVAGGINCDPDNWTIDPKDIPEGYNGGAGGFAPFGFAGIMAGAAKCFYGFVGFDCIATTGEEAKNPERNIPLAIVISLIIIFLAYFGISTVLTMALPYYLQDPEAPFPHLFESLEWHAIKWIVSIGAIFALCTSLLGAMFPLPRVLYAMSSDGIIYKKLQTVHPKTQTPVLATLLSGLLAAIMAALFNLQQLIDMMSIGTLLAYTIVAVSVLVLRYQTEELLNSSEISVTVPEVIRQLVNRERHEAPTKLSSAVVKFSVCIFAVFVCGACGILVPAEDYINTDYPGVIVALALLVALLVLLFIIISLQPTDSIKLTFKVPLVPLLPLISVFFNLYLMFQLDSGTWIRFSVWIAVGYFIYFSYGIRHSIEGERLLTKAELAESKANGIDNTGYDGASDVYGRKDSRPAPTYAIAHEST is encoded by the exons ATGCGAGCGGAAGGCCCCTTACGTCGGTTCTGGTCGGCGCTGACGCGAAAGAAACAGAATGAGGACGACGGTTCCGAGTCGAAGTTGGCCCGCGTCCTGACGCTGCTCGATCTGACCGGGCTCGGTGTGGGCAGTACGCTCGGGCTCGGTGTGTACGTGCTGGCCGGTTCGGTCGCACGCGAACAGGCCGGCCCGGCGGTCGTCGTTTCGTTCCTGGTAGCGGCCATCGCTTCCGCCATTGCCGCCCTGTGCTATGCCGAGTTTGCGGCCCGCGTACCGAAGGCTGGATCCGCCTACGTCTACAGTTACGTGAGCATCGGAGAGTTTACCGCATTCACGATCGGCTGGAATCTGATCTTGGAGTACGTGATCG GCACGTCCAGTGTGGCCCGTGGTATGAGCGGCTACATTGACTCGCTGGTCGACAACAAGATCAGCAAGGCGATGCGCGAAGCACTGCCGATCGACGTCGACTTCCTGTCGGACTATCCGGACTTTTTCTCGTTCGTCGTGGTGTTGATACTGGCCGGGCTGCTAGCGTACGGTGTGAAGGAATCGACGCTGATGAACAACATCTTCACCGGGGTGAATCTGATCGTGATCGGCATTGTGCTGGTGGCGGGCGGCATCAACTGTGATCCGGACAACTGGACCATCGACCCGAAGGACATACCGGAGGGATACAATGGTGGTGCGGGCGGGTTTGCACCGTTCGGGTTTGCCGGTATAATGGCCGGTGCGGCCAAATGTTTCTACGGGTTCGTTGGGTTCGATTGTATCGCAACGACTGGCGAGGAAGCGAAAAACCCGGAACGCAACATCCCGCTCGCAATCGTGATCtcgctcatcatcatcttcctcgCGTACTTTGGCATCTCGACGGTGCTGACCATGGCTTTGCCGTACTATCTGCAAGATCCGGAAGCACCGTTCCCGCATCTGTTCGAGTCGCTTGAATGGCACGCCATCAAGTGGATCGTGTCGATCGGGGCGATCTTCGCGCTGTGTACCAGCCTGCTCGGTGCAATGTTCCCGCTACCTCGCGTCCTGTACGCCATGTCCTCGGACGGAATCATCTACAAGAAGCTGCAGACTGTGCATCCCAAAACGCAAACACCCGTGCTGGCTACGCTGCTGTCCGGACTGCTGGCAGCCATTATGGCGGCACTGTTCAATCTGCAGCAGCTGATCGACATGATGTCCATCGGTACGCTTCTGGCCTACACGATCGTCGCTGTGAGTGTGCTGGTGTTGCGCTACCAGACGGAGGAGCTGCTCAATAGCTCAGAAATCAGTGTCACTGTGCCAGAGGTTATTCGACAGCTTGTGAATCGCGAGCGTCACGAAGCACCGACGAAGCTGTCATCGGCGGTGGTTAAGTTTAGTGTTTGTATTTTTG CTGTGTTCGTCTGCGGTGCCTGCGGCATTCTAGTCCCGGCCGAGGACTACATCAACACGGACTATCCGGGCGTCATCGTTGCACTGGCGCTGCTCGTCGCGCTCCTCGTCCTGctgttcatcatcatctccctGCAGCCGACGGACAGCATTAAGCTTACGTTCAAAGTGCCACTGGTGCCGCTGCTGCCACTGATCAGTGTGTTCTTCAATCTGTACCTCATGTTCCAGCTCGACTCCGGTACCTGGATTCGGTTCAGTGTATGGATTGCGGTCGGTTACTTCATCTACTTCAGCTACGGTATCCGCCACTCGATCGAGGGTGAACGGTTGCTCACCAAGGCCGAGCTTGCCGAATCCAAGGCGAACGGTATCGACAACACCGGGTACGACGGTGCGTCGGATGTGTATGGCCGGAAGGATTCGCGCccggcaccgacgtacgcgatCGCGCACGAGTCAACGTAG
- the LOC118516534 gene encoding general transcription factor IIH subunit 2-like, producing MADEEDPKEYRWETGYEKTWEAIKEDDDGLIEGSVTDIIQKAKRKRQAMKRGFSKLGMMRHLYVLLDCSEAMTVPDLKPTRFICSLKLLELFIEEFFDQNPISQLGVIAMKAKRAEKISELGGSSRKHIKAVHALNNGVQLVGEPSLQNGLELALKTLRMIPQHASREILIIMGSLTSCDPNDVHVTIESLKTEGVRCSVLSLSAEIRICKFLCTETGGLFGAVLDDAHYKDQLLQHIDPPQAGNQQEFSLIKMGFPHGKTESGKEPPLTMCMCHIDSADEPAKLTSGGYHCPQCYSKYCELPVECSACGLTLASAPHLARSYHHLFPVPHFNELPLEQVQVQEPRDPPVTNCYACQKTLAIGTDKMVYECGACQQVFCIDCDIFIHETLHSCVGCTTIPASAQSLQARKPVPPPHSLSVI from the exons ATGGCGGACGAGGAAGACCCAAAGGAGTACCGCTGGGAGACGGGATACGAGAAAACATG gGAAGCAATCAAGGAAGACGACGATGGGCTGATCGAGGGATCCGTGACCGACATCATTCAGAAGGCAAAGCGCAAGCGGCAAGCAATGAAACGCGGCTTCAGCAAGCTCGGTATGATGCGCCATCTGTACGTGCTGCTCGATTGTTCCGAAGCTATGACGGTACCGGACCTAAAGCCAACGCGATTCATCTGCTCGCTCAAGCTACTCGAGCTGTTTATAGAGGAGTTTTTCGATCAGAATCCCATCTCCCAGCTGGGCGTCATTGCAATGAAGGCAAAGCGCGCGGAAAAGATCTCCGAACTGGGCGGTAGCTCACGGAAGCACATCAAAGCGGTACACGCGCTCAACAACGGTGTCCAGCTGGTTGGAGAACCATCGCTTCAAAATGGTCTGGAGCTAGCGCTGAAGACGTTGCGCATGATCCCGCAGCACGCTAGCAGGGAAATTTTGATCATCATGGGCAGCTTAACCAGCTGCGATCCCAACGACGTCCATGTGACGATAGAAAGTCTTAAAACCGAAGGCGTCCGATGTTCCGTGCTTTCGCTGTCGGCGGAAATTCGGATCTGTAAGTTCCTGTGCACCGAAACCGGTGGGTTGTTCGGTGCCGTTCTTGACGATGCGCACTACAAGGatcagctgctgcagcacatCGATCCACCGCAGGCCGGCAATCAGCAGGAATTTTCGCTCATCAAGATGGGCTTCCCACACGGCAAGACGGAGTCGGGCAAGGAACCACCGTTAACGATGTGCATGTGCCACATTGACAGTGCCGACGaaccggccaagcttacctcGGGCGGTTACCATTGTCCCCAGTGTTACAGCAAGTACTGTGAGCTACCGGTGGAGTGTTCAGCGTGCGGGCTTACACTGGCTTCGGCACCCCATCTTGCCCGCAGCTATCATCATCTGTTTCCTGTGCCACATTTCAACGAGCTACCGTTGGAGCAAGTGCAGGTACAGGAACCACGCGATCCCCCGGTCACCAACTGTTACGCCTGCCAGAAAACACTCGCGATTGGGACGGACAAAATGGTGTACGAGTGTGGTGCCTGCCAGCAAGTGTTTTGCATCGATTGCGACATTTTTATACACGAAACGCTACACTCGTGCGTCGGCTGTACGACGATTCCGGCCTCCGCGCAAAGCTTACAGGCCCGCAAACCAGTACCACCACCGCACAGCCTTTCCGTTATTTGA
- the LOC118516535 gene encoding ER membrane protein complex subunit 4-like, with product MTTKVAAKKFKWALDFNTKPRSSGSDIAAPPGYNPSADVISSKVVNQTDQSHLILKKSWEIALGPIKQFPMNLVIMYMSGNSISIFPIMMVVMMFIRPMKMMLSTHSTFKVIEGISATGQKLVFLLGNLVNIGLALYKCHSMGLLPTHASDWLAFVEPQKRLEYSGGGISLL from the exons ATGACCACAAAAGTAGCAGCGAAGAAATTCAAATGGGCGCTGGATTTCAACACCAA ACCTCGCAGCAGCGGTTCGGATATTGCCGCACCGCCCGGTTACAATCCGTCGGCCGACGTGATCAGCAGCAAGGTGGTCAACCAGACTGACCAGAGCCACCTCATCCTGAAGAAATCGTGGGAGATTGCGCTCGGGCCCATCAAGCAGTTCCCGATGAACCTGGTCATCATGTACATGTCGGGCAATTCGATCAGCATCTTCCCCAtcatgatggtggtgatgatgttcATCCGGCCGATGAAGATGATGCTCTCGACGCATTCCACGTTCAAAGTGATCGAAGGTATCTCCGCCACCGGCCAGAAGCTGGTCTTTCTGCTCGGTAACCTCGTCAACATTGGACTGGCCCTGTACAAGTGTCACAGCATGGGCCTGCTTCCAACGCATGCGTCCGATTGGTTGGCGTTCGTCGAACCGCAGAAACGGTTGGAGTACTCCGGCGGAGGCATCTCGTTACTCTGA
- the LOC118516511 gene encoding B-cell receptor-associated protein 31-like, which yields MTLVWGIIASFLYVEIFVVLLLVLPLRSPQQWHRFFKSRFLAMLSRQAQTYFYLLLAVLVLFLLEAIREMRKYSSNDHSHTETHLNVEMQHSMRLFRAQRNFYISGFAIFLSLVIRRLVSLISGQAVLLAQAEASMKQAQSATSAARTLMNQQKDDDKKADAKDKPAGGDASNTEELKKKIAELEQDLAKERKDKEAMKSQSESLNREYDRLTEEYSKLQKKITISSADKSD from the exons ATGACTCTTGTCTGGGGCATTATTGCATCGTTTCTGTACGTGGAGATATTTgtcgtgctgctgctcgttctACCGCTCCGGAGCCCACAGCAATGGCATCGATTTTTCAAATCCCGCTTCCTGGCGATGCTGAGCCGCCAGGCACAGACCTATTTCTATCTGTTGCTGGCCGTGTTGGTGCTCTTCCTGCTGGAAGCCATCCGCGAAATGCGCAAATACTCGTCCAATG ATCACTCGCACACCGAAACACACTTGAACGTGGAGATGCAGCACAGCATGCGATTGTTCCGGGCCCAGCGCAACTTTTACATTTCCGGTTTTGCCATCTTCCTGTCGCTGGTAATCCGGCGCCTGGTGTCGCTCATCAGTGGCCAGGCGGTGCTGTTGGCACAGGCCGAAGCCTCGATGAAGCAGGCACAAAGTGCAACCAGCGCTGCACGCACCCTGATGAATCAGCAGAAGGACGACGATAAGAAAGCGGACGCCAAGGACAAACCGGCAGGCGGTGATGCATCGAAT ACCGAAgagctgaagaagaagattgcCGAGCTTGAGCAAGACCTTGCCAAGGAGCGCAAGGATAAGGAAGCGATGAAATCGCAATCGGAAAGCCTCAACCGAGAATACGACCGTCTAACAGAAGAGTACAGCAAGCTGCAGAAGAAAATCACCATTTCCAGTGCGGACAAAAGCGACTAA
- the LOC118516514 gene encoding uncharacterized protein LOC118516514 isoform X2 has product MFGINLFNSVLTVFVFAQAYHSVHITNLNVPKTYVLDRSTYDAAGSGTLPTVRYGGEHVTTTGLPMTSTTEEDTRPGLPVPAEALNLTDDAGLKPLIMDCQYEIKARECGFVLKWYFNKKLIYQWIPSRTPVGMNQFKNELQTNYSMSDSINYKYRALVIRNPKLNHSGEYMCSVQTYDSFDRRMARFQIVVPENTLLLHYENDGESESMLLIKCSAFMIYPEPNLLLIVSGNLFLVSSRTLVTADANHMYNKTVYGKIDKHLLISPTSISCVLTVPDSGYIRKRETIYYDPTPLTKWSRLRMDERGHFQLLSDDGAARCSLATRHGFNQIGPDSYSTPMP; this is encoded by the exons CGTACCACTCCGTGCACATAACGAACCTAAACGTACCGAAGACGTACGTCCTCGATCGGAGCACTTACGATGCGGCCGGTTCGGGCACACTGCcgacggtacggtacggtggcGAGCACGTTACCACCACAGGCCTGCCGATGACATCGACCACCGAGGAAGACACGCGCCCCGGCCTGCCGGTGCCTGCCGAAGCCCTCAACCTCACCGACGACGCCGGTCTGAAGCCACTCATCATGGACTGTCAGTACGAGATTAAGGCACGCGAGTGTGGCTTCGTGCTCAAGTGGTACTTCAACAAGAAGCTCATCTACCAGTGGATTCCGTCCCGGACGCCGGTGGGCATG AACCAGTTCAAGAACGAGCTGCAGACCAACTACTCGATGTCCGATTCCATCAACTACAAGTACCGTGCCTTGGTGATACGCAATCCGAAGCTGAACCACAGCGGCGAGTACATGTGCTCGGTGCAGACGTACGATTCGTTCGATCGGCGGATGGCACGGTTTCAGATTGTCG TGCCGGAAAACACGTTACTCCTGCACTACGAAAACGATGGCGAAAGTGAAAGTATGCTGCTAATCAAGTGCAGCGCGTTCATGATATATCCCGAGCCGAACCTGCTACTGAT cGTTAGCGGCAATCTGTTCCTGGTCAGCTCGCGCACACTGGTCACCGCCGATGCAAACCACATGTACAATAAGACCGTTTACGGCAAAATCGATAAACATTTGCTCATCTCGCCGACCTCGATCAGCTGTGTGCTGACCGTACCCGATTCCGGTTACATCCGCAAGCGCGAAACCATCTATTACG ATCCAACGCCGCTGACGAAATGGAGTCGCTTACGGATGGACGAACGGGGCCACTTTCAGCTACTGTCCGACGATGGTGCAG CGCGCTGTTCTCTGGCGACACGGCACGGATTCAATCAAATAGGACCGGATTCGTACTCGACACCCATGCCGTAA
- the LOC118516514 gene encoding uncharacterized protein LOC118516514 isoform X1 — MFGINLFNSVLTVFVFAQAYHSVHITNLNVPKTYVLDRSTYDAAGSGTLPTVRYGGEHVTTTGLPMTSTTEEDTRPGLPVPAEALNLTDDAGLKPLIMDCQYEIKARECGFVLKWYFNKKLIYQWIPSRTPVGMNQFKNELQTNYSMSDSINYKYRALVIRNPKLNHSGEYMCSVQTYDSFDRRMARFQIVVPENTLLLHYENDGESESMLLIKCSAFMIYPEPNLLLIVSGNLFLVSSRTLVTADANHMYNKTVYGKIDKHLLISPTSISCVLTVPDSGYIRKRETIYYDPTPLTKWSRLRMDERGHFQLLSDDGAGQLNPLAGWLISLIVFLQRAVLWRHGTDSIK, encoded by the exons CGTACCACTCCGTGCACATAACGAACCTAAACGTACCGAAGACGTACGTCCTCGATCGGAGCACTTACGATGCGGCCGGTTCGGGCACACTGCcgacggtacggtacggtggcGAGCACGTTACCACCACAGGCCTGCCGATGACATCGACCACCGAGGAAGACACGCGCCCCGGCCTGCCGGTGCCTGCCGAAGCCCTCAACCTCACCGACGACGCCGGTCTGAAGCCACTCATCATGGACTGTCAGTACGAGATTAAGGCACGCGAGTGTGGCTTCGTGCTCAAGTGGTACTTCAACAAGAAGCTCATCTACCAGTGGATTCCGTCCCGGACGCCGGTGGGCATG AACCAGTTCAAGAACGAGCTGCAGACCAACTACTCGATGTCCGATTCCATCAACTACAAGTACCGTGCCTTGGTGATACGCAATCCGAAGCTGAACCACAGCGGCGAGTACATGTGCTCGGTGCAGACGTACGATTCGTTCGATCGGCGGATGGCACGGTTTCAGATTGTCG TGCCGGAAAACACGTTACTCCTGCACTACGAAAACGATGGCGAAAGTGAAAGTATGCTGCTAATCAAGTGCAGCGCGTTCATGATATATCCCGAGCCGAACCTGCTACTGAT cGTTAGCGGCAATCTGTTCCTGGTCAGCTCGCGCACACTGGTCACCGCCGATGCAAACCACATGTACAATAAGACCGTTTACGGCAAAATCGATAAACATTTGCTCATCTCGCCGACCTCGATCAGCTGTGTGCTGACCGTACCCGATTCCGGTTACATCCGCAAGCGCGAAACCATCTATTACG ATCCAACGCCGCTGACGAAATGGAGTCGCTTACGGATGGACGAACGGGGCCACTTTCAGCTACTGTCCGACGATGGTGCAG GCCAATTAAATCCACTTGCCGGTTGGTTGATTAGTTTAATTGTATTTCTACAGCGCGCTGTTCTCTGGCGACACGGCACGGATTCAATCAAATAG